Proteins found in one Ctenopharyngodon idella isolate HZGC_01 chromosome 16, HZGC01, whole genome shotgun sequence genomic segment:
- the LOC127497480 gene encoding zinc finger protein 629-like — protein MEYANDPLSEPSAPEANLHNEHLSLSDQLSPLEAPLDSIVHGIEATESTDQTSGLELKLDLYVPAPPIIEPITPVEETVEHCAFPVATQEDSTQPEAVTEETDETADVEGLHCENQSSLAESSTDTVTEVECEHASNESGSSDCNAASCVLEEPISSSETPKMCANIKSSTGGTVHNADRKNIPPKKDKFNPLKIDMAKVIPLTSSQLSLQCLECHIIFSDSKSKDRHLKMSHPEEYQQCILGDVLFTCYVCDQHFTSSTELMAHQRTHTGNERFKCPFCSEAFYQSCELTSHKKKVHYSKHGYTCSECDKPFKTFTLLRYHQRVHSAEKPYVCSHKHCGRKFSASKSLQNHLEKHQKEDAKGDQTNASTTTKKKRTKGK, from the exons ATGGAATATGCTAATGACCCACTCAGTGAACCATCTGCTCCTGAAGCAAATCTGCACAACGAGCACCTTTCACTTTCAGACCAACTGTCTCCTTTGGAAGCACCATTAGATAGTATTGTACATGGAATAGAGGCTACAGAAAGTACAGATCAAACCAGTGGTCTTGAGTTGAAACTGGACCTCTATGTCCCAGCACCACCAATAATAGAACCTATAACCCCTGTAGAGGAAACAGTGGAGCACTGTGCTTTTCCTGTGGCAACACAAGAGGACAGCACACAACCTGAAGCCGTTACAGAGGAAACCGATGAAACGGCTGATGTTGAAGGCTTGCATTGTGAAAATCAGTCAAGTCTGGCTGAGTCGAGTACAGATACTGTGACAGAAGTGGAATGTGAGCATGCATCCAATGAATCAGGCTCATCAGACTGTAATGCTGCAAGTTGTGTGCTTGAAGAGCCCATAAGCTCCAGTGAAACACCAAAAATGTGTGCCAACATTAAATCATCAACTGGAGGTACAGTACACAATGCCGACAGAAAGAACATCCCTCCAAAGAAGGACAAATTTAACCCTCTGAAAATTGACATGGCCAAAGTAATACCTCTCACCT CATCCCAGCTCTCACTACAATGCCTAGAATGTCACATCATCTTCAGTGACTCCAAAAGCAAAGATCGGCACCTTAAAATGAGCCACCCTGAAGAGTATcagcagtgcattctgggagatGTCCTCTTTACTTGCTATGTTTGTGATCAGCATTTCACCTCCTCCACAGAGCTCATGGCCCATCAGCGCACACACACTGGTAATGAGCGGTTCAAGTGCCCGTTCTGTAGTGAGGCCTTCTACCAATCCTGTGAGCTAAcaagtcacaaaaaaaaagttcactACAGCAAACATGGATACACCTGCTCAGAGTGTGACAAGCCTTTCAAAACCTTTACTTTGCTCAGATACCACCAACGGGTACACTCAGCGGAAAAGCCATATGTTTGCTCACACAAACACTGTGGTAGAAAGTTTTCTGCATCCAAGTCTCTTCAGAATCACttagaaaaacatcaaaaagaAGATGCCAAGGGTGACCAGACAAATGCTTCAACCACCACAAAGAAAAAGAGAACTAAAGGTAAATGA